The proteins below come from a single Cyanobacterium sp. T60_A2020_053 genomic window:
- a CDS encoding D-alanyl-D-alanine carboxypeptidase, translated as MVKLKSMLGWLSVITISSTSALQAQTIIPVDNLDSSSQTIEIPVNPAPVNPATDQIPAMCGGDIGARMQGVINRYPSGWGILVQHLETGETIYHYNADRGFIPASNAKILTTAAALQQLPPNTTVSGNKSLTEWVRTTNLNSNNWYANTLLNKIGGPARAKEILSQLGINPNSFNLVDGSGLSRNNRATPRAIVDTLRVMYSSPQRDLFFASLPTAGMTGTLRNRMKQTPVKGIVHAKTGTLRGVRALSGYLERGENSTLVFSIITNHPSSTGTHLVKAIDEMVVNLNTISPCAPVAEIDNFSF; from the coding sequence ATGGTCAAATTAAAAAGTATGTTGGGCTGGTTATCGGTGATAACCATAAGTTCCACCAGCGCCCTCCAAGCGCAAACAATAATCCCCGTAGATAACTTAGATAGTAGTAGTCAAACTATCGAAATTCCAGTTAATCCAGCGCCCGTCAATCCAGCAACGGATCAAATTCCTGCCATGTGTGGTGGAGACATAGGGGCGCGAATGCAAGGGGTGATTAATCGTTATCCTTCGGGTTGGGGAATTTTAGTACAACATTTAGAGACGGGAGAAACTATTTACCATTACAATGCAGATCGAGGATTTATCCCTGCTTCTAATGCTAAGATATTGACTACCGCCGCAGCCTTGCAACAACTTCCTCCCAATACTACTGTTAGCGGAAACAAATCTCTCACGGAATGGGTTAGGACAACTAATCTCAATAGCAATAATTGGTATGCTAATACCCTCTTAAATAAAATTGGTGGACCGGCGCGCGCCAAAGAAATTCTCAGTCAGTTAGGGATTAATCCTAATAGTTTTAACCTTGTGGATGGCTCAGGATTATCTCGTAACAATCGTGCCACTCCTCGAGCTATTGTTGATACTCTGAGGGTGATGTATAGTAGCCCCCAGCGAGATTTATTTTTTGCATCCCTGCCCACTGCCGGGATGACAGGCACTCTCCGTAATCGCATGAAACAAACTCCCGTAAAAGGTATTGTACACGCCAAAACAGGTACTTTACGGGGGGTGAGGGCGCTGTCGGGTTATCTCGAACGGGGAGAAAACAGTACATTAGTATTTAGTATTATTACCAATCATCCCAGTAGCACAGGCACTCATTTAGTCAAAGCCATTGATGAAATGGTGGTAAATCTTAACACTATTTCCCCGTGCGCCCCAGTTGCAGAAATAGATAATTTTTCGTTCTAG